A single window of Malus sylvestris chromosome 5, drMalSylv7.2, whole genome shotgun sequence DNA harbors:
- the LOC126621865 gene encoding TMV resistance protein N-like, which yields MAMSTQRASAPLLSLESAPRWKYDVFLSFRGVDTRKGFVSHLYHELCKFQGITTFLDDRELEEGTSIPLELPSAIKESHIAIVVLSPNYASSKWCLNELTTILQCMEARNSVLPVFYETDPSDVGNQRGSFAKAFAEHEEKFITTEDKKKVVQWKADLKRLSKISGWHSKQYKCESELIEKIVNSVRRRVQAAFTVSDSSQKLVGINFGLEQLSLLLAHDANDVRFIGITGMGGIGKTTLAKLVYDRIFHHFEVYCFLANIRDRTLFSLQQQLLFPVLKEKIEQVRDQQLGMIYTEKCLCNKKVLLVLDDVDQINQLQVLAGKEDWFGSGSRIIFTTRNERLLVQHGITLCHSVKLLNDDEALALFSQHAFKKDLPEDGFLELSKYFINHAGGLPLALEQLGSALFKRGLDAWNSVRDNLKKIPNPTIFDKLKISYDGLEEMEKRIFLDVACFHKGKHTQRVIEILDNSFDISSRILIDALIEKSLLTSEKCFMYDTSVQHSEIGMHDLIQEMAWRIVGNESKEPGLRSRLWLSNDVFHVFMTNTGTRAIEGIGLRLPEIEEVHWNCEAFSNMSGLRFLEFDNLVVSSSPKFLPCSLRIMNWSLYPSKSLPPSFHPRFLTELQMCDSKLVRLWDGKENFPNLKYINLSYSRKLISTPDFTGLRNLEKLFLMWCTNLVEVHPSIAVLKRLKVLQLFGCKSIKSLPSELEMDSLERLDLMECSKVKKIPEFSKQMKNLSKVYLGGTAIEKLPSTIGHLVGLTVLVISDCRNLLDIPVEICNLKSLKKLSIRGSSKIEKLPGKMEFLEWLDLVLTGIREPLVDVKNLKTLRAYGSIGKQRDEWGLLRLFGIRKSHEPCWGLVLSSLNHLRCLENLQLHYNDLSEGDIPHDIGNLSSLRVLNLSGNNFTTLPASIKCLSRLESFNLEGCQRLEQLPDLPSNSELHVKVDNCTSLERLSDPSKLSSRFANIYDFTFSSRNCITLVEDEDWMSTIYSRIVKFATKGICPSLYEVIGGSLDPYYILCPGKGIPEWFNNQIVGHSLNVELPPQSCSSWMGIAFCVVFAQPKENLGNPAALQYYGFKIQCLPGISCWISETEHLVSEHLWIFYLSREQCQEQFSFETDYHARGNGPNMVKMCGARLVYKQDLEELNQTLKILKRTHGYCEEAAPSESGGFDDKEQAHKRQKEE from the exons ATGGCGATGAGCACCCAAAGAGCCTCTGCACCACTTCTTTCTCTCGAATCAGCTCCTCGATGGAAGTACGatgtgtttttgagttttaggggTGTAGACACCCGCAAAGGTTTTGTATCCCATTTATACCACGAATTGTGCAAGTTCCAAGGAATTACAACTTTCCTTGACGATCGAGAGCTTGAAGAAGGAACAAGTATTCCTCTTGAGCTCCCGAGTGCGATAAAAGAATCGCATATTGCAATCGTTGTTCTTTCACCAAACTATGCTTCTTCCAAATGGTGCTTGAATGAACTTACAACCATTCTTCAATGCATGGAAGCTAGGAACTCAGTTCTGCCGGTCTTTTACGAGACAGATCCATCTGACGTTGGAAATCAACGGGGATCTTTTGCCAAAGCCTTCGCGGAGCATGAAGAAAAGTTCATCACTACCgaagataaaaagaaggttGTCCAATGGAAGGCTGATCTAAAAAGACTGTCCAAAATTTCTGGTTGGCATTCAAAGCAATATAA GTGTGAAAGTGAGCTTATTGAAAAAATCGTCAATAGTGTGCGGAGAAGGGTGCAGGCTGCGTTCACCGTGTCAGATTCCTCACAGAAATTGGTCGGAATTAATTTTGGGCTTGAGCAACTAAGTTTGCTATTAGCTCATGATGCCAATGATGTTCGCTTTATAGGGATAACGGGGATGGGTGGCATCGGTAAGACAACCCTTGCCAAGCTAGTTTATGATAGAATCTTCCATCATTTTGAAGTTTACTGCTTTCTCGCAAATATCAGAGATCGTACTCTATTTAGTCTTCAACAACAACTTCTTTTCCCAGTCTTGAAAGAAAAGATTGAGCAAGTTCGGGATCAACAGTTGGGAATGATATACACTGAGAAGTGCTTATGCAACAAAAAGGTTCTTCTTGTACTTGATGATGTGGATCAAATAAACCAGCTACAAGTACTagctggaaaagaagattggtttGGTAGTGGGAGTAGAATTATCTTTACAACTAGAAATGAACGTTTGCTAGTCCAGCATGGCATAACTTTATGTCATAGTGTCAAGTTGTTAAATGATGATGAAGCTCTTGCTCTGTTTAGTCAACATGCCTTTAAGAAAGATCTGCCCGAAGACGGGTTTTTGGAACTGTCTAAGTATTTCATTAATCATGCTGGAGGCCTTCCATTAGCTCTTGAACAGTTGGGGTCGGCTTTGTTTAAGAGAGGTCTAGATGCATGGAATAGTGTACGGGATAATCTAAAGAAAATTCCTAATCCAACAATTTTTGATAAactcaaaataagttatgatgGACTAGAAGAGATGGAGAAGAGAATTTTTCTTGATGTTGCATGTTTTCACAAAGGGAAGCACACGCAGCGAGTAATTGAAATACTAGACAATTCCTTTGATATTTCAAGCCGGATCTTGATAGATGCTCTGATTGAGAAATCTCTCCTAACCTCTGAAAAATGCTTCATGTATGATACTTCAGTCCAGCACAGCGAGATCGGGATGCATGATTTGATACAGGAAATGGCATGGAGAATTGTTGGTAACGAGTCTAAAGAGCCTGGCCTGCGGAGTAGGTTGTGGCTTTCTAATGACGTTTTTCATGTATTCATGACCAATACG GGGACAAGAGCTATTGAAGGCATAGGCCTACGGTTACCCGAAATAGAAGAGGTGCATTGGAATTGCGAAGCCTTCTCTAACATGTCTGGACTGAGGTTTCTTGAATTTGACAATTTGGTTGTTTCTTCAAGTCCCAAATTTCTTCCATGTTCTTTGAGAATTATGAATTGGAGTTTGTATCCTTCCAAGTCTCTTCCACCAAGCTTTCACCCGCGTTTCCTTACTGAACTACAAATGTGTGATAGCAAACTTGTTCGGCTTTGGGATGGAAAAGAG AATTTCCCCAACTTGAAATATATTAATCTTAGCTACTCACGTAAACTGATAAGTACCCCAGATTTTACTGGTCTTCGAAATCTTGAGAAGTTGTTTCTTATGTGGTGTACGAATTTAGTTGAGGTACACCCGTCTATTGCAGTTCTTAAAAGACTTAAAGTTTTGCAACTTTTTGGCTGTAAAAGTATTAAGAGTCTCCCAAGTGAGCTAGAAATGGATTCCCTTGAACGTTTAGATCTTATGGAATGCTCCAAAGTGAAAAAGATTCCAGAATTTTCAAAACAGATGAAAAATTTGTCCAAGGTTTATTTAGGTGGGACTGCGATTGAGAAATTACCTTCAACAATTGGACATCTGGTTGGCCTTACTGTACTGGTTATTAGTGATTGCAGAAATCTGTTGGATATTCCTGTTGAGATTTGTAATTTGAAGTCTCTTAAAAAGCTGTCGATCAGGGGaagttcaaaaatcgaaaaactCCCAGGGAAGATGGAGTTTTTAGAGTGGCTTGATTTGGTGTTAACCGGTATAAGAGAGCcgcttgttgatgtgaaaaatcTCAAAACGCTGCGGGCTTATGGATCAATTGGTAAGCAAAGGGATGAGTGGGGCCTTCTCCGCTTATTTGGAATTAGAAAGAGTCATGAGCCTTGTTGGGGTTTGGTGTTGTCTTCTTTGAATCATTTGCGTTGTTTGGAGAACTTACAACTACACTATAATGATCTTAGTGAAGGTGATATCCCCCATGATATTGGTAACTTGTCCTCTTTACGAGTGTTAAATCTTAGTGGAAACAATTTTACAACCCTTCCAGCAAGCATCAAATGCCTTTCTCGACTTGAGTCTTTTAACTTGGAGGGGTGCCAAAGACTTGAGCAACTGCCAGATCTTCCGTCAAATAGCGAATTACACGTAAAAGTAGATAATTGTACCTCCTTAGAAAGGTTGTCGGATCCCTCGAAGTTGAGCAGCAGATTTGCCAATATTTATGATTTTACTTTCAGTTCTCGGAATTGCATTACTTTGGTTGAAGATGAAGACTGGATGAGTACAATATATTCAAGGATCGTGAAATTCGCCACTAAG GGAATCTGTCCTTCTTTGTATGAGGTAATTGGTGGTTCTTTGGATCCTTATTATATTTTATGCCCCGGAAAGGGGATTCCCGAGTGGTTCAACAATCAAATTGTGGGCCATTCGCTAAATGTGGAGCTACCTCCTCAATCATGTAGCAGCTGGATGGGAATTGCTTTTTGCGTTGTTTTTGCACAACCTAAGGAAAACTTGGGAAATCCAGCTGCGCTTCAATATTATGGTTTCAAAATTCAGTGTTTGCCTGGGATTTCATGTTGGATTTCTGAAACAGAGCATTTAGTGTCAGAACATCTTtggatattttatttgtctCGAGAACAATGTCAGGAACAGTTTTCATTTGAAACAGATTATCATGCTAGAGGAAATGGGCCAAATATGGTGAAAATGTGTGGGGCTCGTTTGGTGTACAAGCAAGATTTGGAAGAGCTCAACCAAACATTGAAAATCTTGAAGCGAACACATGGATAttgtgaagaggcagctccaaGTGAAAGTGGTGGTTTTGATGACAAAGAACAAGCTCACAAAAGGCAGAAGGAAGAATAA